A window of the Mucilaginibacter sp. cycad4 genome harbors these coding sequences:
- a CDS encoding GspE/PulE family protein, which yields MRSGEEILLLTENVHLLTKEQAWHYRVLPKGGTDLRMELYCEAGAEEDSLAAELEVLLGKEVLLEPVPVTSIARLLSKYYLRDNAVESATQLQLSNHADDFLENLIAEAKNLKSSDIHIERYEHKCRVRIRIDGNMVERYLLKNDDYPALINKIKIYANLDIAEKRLPQDGRINFKSGGNQFDIRVSVLPTLYGEKVVLRLLNNDATDIDLNSLGFSRFDLENYLQGVKRPNGILLISGPTGSGKTTTLYATLKLLNKETRNILTIEDPVEYTLEGINQVQLKESIGLGFAAALRTFLRQDPDVIMVGEIRDPETANMAIRAALTGHLVLSTIHTNSAWGTVSRLIDMGIPPFLVANTLSTTVAQRLIRLLCPHCKTLHDFNNSMYPRQYRPSRDVAHHYKPHGCEQCYYTGYKGRKAVYEVIPIDLELAEEIKKGNANIHGLLSERGIHTLAENAFDIFSEGLTSIDEIYPLLFNY from the coding sequence ATGAGAAGCGGGGAAGAAATTTTATTGTTAACCGAAAATGTCCACCTCCTCACTAAGGAGCAGGCCTGGCATTACCGTGTCCTGCCGAAAGGAGGAACAGACCTTCGTATGGAATTGTATTGTGAAGCCGGAGCAGAGGAAGACAGCCTGGCTGCCGAACTGGAAGTACTGTTGGGGAAAGAAGTTCTGCTGGAACCTGTGCCGGTGACCTCGATCGCCAGGTTGCTTTCCAAATACTACTTGCGGGACAATGCAGTAGAGAGCGCTACCCAATTGCAATTGAGTAACCATGCGGATGATTTCCTCGAAAACCTGATCGCGGAAGCGAAAAATCTGAAGAGCAGCGATATTCATATCGAACGGTATGAACACAAATGCCGGGTAAGGATCCGGATCGACGGAAATATGGTAGAGCGCTACCTGCTTAAAAATGATGACTACCCGGCGCTGATCAACAAAATCAAGATCTACGCCAATCTGGACATCGCCGAAAAGCGGCTTCCTCAAGATGGCAGGATCAACTTCAAAAGCGGGGGTAACCAGTTTGATATCCGTGTTTCCGTATTGCCAACCTTATATGGTGAAAAGGTGGTGTTGAGGTTGTTGAATAATGATGCGACTGATATCGATCTGAACAGCCTTGGTTTTTCGCGTTTTGACCTGGAAAATTACCTGCAAGGGGTAAAGCGTCCCAATGGCATCCTCTTGATCAGCGGGCCTACGGGTTCGGGAAAGACAACTACGTTATATGCAACGTTAAAATTATTGAATAAAGAGACCCGGAATATCCTGACCATCGAGGACCCGGTGGAATATACGCTGGAAGGGATCAACCAGGTGCAGCTGAAAGAATCAATCGGGCTGGGTTTTGCCGCTGCGCTGCGCACTTTCCTCCGGCAGGACCCGGATGTGATCATGGTAGGGGAGATCAGGGACCCGGAAACAGCCAATATGGCGATCAGAGCGGCACTGACCGGTCACCTGGTGTTATCAACTATCCATACTAATTCAGCCTGGGGAACGGTGTCGCGCCTGATCGATATGGGAATACCTCCATTCCTGGTGGCAAACACTTTAAGTACCACGGTTGCACAACGTTTGATCAGGCTGCTGTGCCCGCATTGTAAAACGTTGCATGATTTTAACAATTCGATGTATCCGCGCCAGTACCGGCCTTCACGTGATGTAGCCCACCATTACAAGCCGCATGGCTGTGAACAGTGTTACTATACCGGTTATAAAGGAAGAAAAGCGGTTTATGAAGTAATTCCGATCGATCTTGAGCTGGCTGAAGAGATCAAGAAAGGAAACGCGAATATCCACGGCCTGTTGTCGGAGCGCGGTATCCATACGCTGGCTGAGAATGCTTTCGATATATTCAGTGAGGGGCTGACCTCAATTGACGAGATCTACCCGCTGTTATTTAATTATTAA
- a CDS encoding OmpH family outer membrane protein, producing MKKTNTQPDSPINKQQLIINIIFICAIIGLFTQSILWHRKTAYIDSNKVISGYKEIDLAKKEFQKKVELYKERMDTLTGHVKLDMLNMEKFRNDKVQFQHYRDSSQFHNKQVYNYQKAMQQSLQEEEAKLSKVALEKLNVFLKTYGKEHGYDMIFIANNSGTIAYAKDGYDISDDVLKEINKQ from the coding sequence GTGAAAAAAACAAATACACAACCCGACTCACCAATAAACAAACAACAATTAATAATCAATATCATATTCATTTGTGCGATCATAGGTTTGTTCACGCAAAGCATATTATGGCATCGTAAAACCGCCTACATCGATTCCAATAAGGTAATCAGCGGATATAAGGAGATTGATCTGGCAAAAAAGGAATTTCAAAAGAAAGTGGAGCTGTATAAAGAACGAATGGATACCTTGACCGGCCATGTTAAACTGGATATGTTAAATATGGAAAAATTCAGGAACGATAAAGTTCAGTTTCAGCATTACCGGGACTCTTCACAGTTTCATAACAAACAGGTATATAATTATCAGAAAGCAATGCAACAATCATTGCAGGAAGAAGAGGCAAAATTAAGTAAAGTGGCCCTGGAAAAACTGAATGTTTTCTTAAAAACTTACGGTAAAGAACATGGCTACGATATGATTTTCATAGCAAATAATTCAGGGACTATTGCTTACGCAAAAGACGGATATGACATCAGTGATGATGTTTTAAAGGAAATAAATAAGCAGTAA